Within the Medicago truncatula cultivar Jemalong A17 chromosome 4, MtrunA17r5.0-ANR, whole genome shotgun sequence genome, the region ACTCCCCACACCACTATCTCTAAAGTATCTACATCTTTCCTTCATGCTGCACAAAATCTCCCATATTAATGCGGATATTTACTCACCAAAACTCTAAACCTCAAACTGTTTTTTCCGGTAAGAATTCGCCATTCCCATTTTCCCATAAGTGATACAATAAATGTATTAGAATGAAGCCACCCTCATCGTTTTCTCGACACACTTTTTCTCAatgtatcaaattatttttaaattttaaaaaagcaCTATATTAGAATGAACCCACCCTCATCTTTTTCTCGACACACTTTGTCTCAatgtatcaaattatttttaaatttaaaaaaagcaATTAAAGTTTATAAACTATTATCATCAGtgttatctatccgatgtggaacttaggtttttcccaatacaatCCCTCACACCCAACACTctctttgggcttggtgcgtggATAGGTAGATGACTCTTGAATTCGACAAACTCTGATATCATGTTAGAAATCGTGGTTAAGCCTAACAAAATCGGTTTCCACATTCCTTCTCTCGCAGGATCTCCCCCAATTGGTAGAACCAAATATttaaggcttaatagcagttttgccCTCCTAAATATCAGAAAGTTGCGATTTTGCCCcctgacaaaataaaatacaatcgaGCCCTCTACGTGtgtaattatgttaattttatttattataaaaaataatttaattattaaaaaaataatttttttttatttttctaattaaaaaaaaaattacacaacgTCCACTTCAGCATTgatttggtcaaaattgacctgagggaccaaaactgcaaaagggaTGGTTCTTAGGGGGCtggattgtattttattttgttaggaaGCCAAAATCGTAACTTGCTGATACATTaggccaaaactgctattaagccaatATTTAAATGACAAACTACCAACTTTGAAATTTATCACACATGTTGCCTCTACTTTCGATGTATGATGTATATTTACACCCATTAGAACGTTTTTACGAAAGTTTCCCATCAATCTAGACACTAATTCAAACACTTGCAAAATTGCCTTATAATCACCTGTTTTTCCAACTTTTCTTCACCACAATCTTTGTGTCGTTGCAATGTTGTAAGTGTGGTATAGTCACTTCATCTATACCAAACTGGATAACGGCTATCCTTGTCTGATTCCCCTTCTCGCCGGAAACTCTTTTGCAAGTCTTCCATTCATCAAAACAGACATGGAAGTAGTGGGAAGACATTCAGATATCCAAAACCAGTCACAAGTTATCATTGACTCATTGTTTTAATGAATTGCAGGGACTAGGCTTGTTAACGTTGTCGGCTATGCTGCCTTCCATCACATTTTGTTCTCCTCAGTCACAAGTTATCTTATTCTTCATCTCACTCTATCTAATTGCCATTGGACAAGGTGGACATAAACCTTGTGTTCAAGCTTTCGGGGCGGATCAATTTGACGAAAAACATCCTAAGGAACATAGAGCTAGAAGCTCATTCTTTAATTGGTGGTATTTTACAATGGTTGCAGGTGCCTCGGCAACACTTTTAATCTTGAGTTATATACAAGATAACTATAGTTGGGTTGTTGGATTTGGAATACCTTGTGTTGTTATGATCATTGCTTTGATTGTTTTCTTGATTGGAACTATCACATATAGGTTTAACATCAATGATAATAACAAGAGTCCCTTTCTTAGAATTGGTCGTGTATTCGTCGTGGCTGCAAGAAATTGGAAAAATACCTTATCAACAACGGATATTGAAGAGGAACATGATGGACTACTTCGCCGCCATCAAAGTTCTGAACAAGTCAAGTAAGAATAACAATGCTAATTTCTGTTTGTTTTTCAATTCTATATCTAGCAAGTGATTCTTAAAGCAGCAAATATGATGAAATACTTAATTATAGGACTCATGTTGAATTCGTCTTTGGAGTTTTATGAAATGCATTCTATGAAACATATTATAGTAACGGTTACACTGTAGTAATCAATTCGAGCATTGAACTTAATTctcattgttgattattgtggTTGCCATCTCGAAGCATCTCGAAGCAATTTACGGTATATATAAGATATAAAAGTTAGTTATACTGACAAGTTAGTTACACCAGTTTTTCATTATCAATATAATTTGCATTTTACTTTCGTCTTATCAGTAACTTTTCTcaagaatataataatatggTATCATACAGCCCGGTTACAACCAAGTGATTATATATAAGCGATTCCTatcaaaaaagataaaataatgtcaaaatattttcatatatatgcTAAAACTGGTTTCATAAGTTATCTGGACGTCCTTATGGAAATAtactgaaaacaacttatggatttgtcataaactattttgacttggcctatattttctacatttgtAGCTTCCTCAATAAGGCATTGCTAACACCAAAGGGATCCAAAGATGCTGATCATTGTAGCCTTGGTGAGGTGGAAGAAGCAAAGGCAGTACTAAGTTTGATTCCAATTTGGGCTACATCTTTAGTTTATGGTATTATCTTTGCTCAAATATTTACATTCTTCACCAAACAAGGGAGTTCTTTGGAGAGAACAATATTTCCTGGTTTCAACATACCTCCCGCTTCTCTTGGATCAATAGGTGGTGTTGCTATTGTTCTCTTCACTCCTATCTACGACCGTTTATTCGTGCCACTAGCAAGAGTTATAACTGGAAAGTCCTCAGGTATTACAATGCTTCAAAGAATTGGCACTGGAATTTTTCTATCTATATTCACAGTAGTACTTGCAGCCTTTGTTGAGATGAAAAGACTAAAGATAGCACAAGAGCATGGTCTTGTTGATGATCCAAACGCAATTGTTCCAATGAGTATATGGTGGTTGGTTCCTCAATACTTTTTGTTTGGAGTTTCAGAGGTTTTTACTATGGTTGGTCTTCAGGAATTTTTCTATGATCAAGTCCCAAATGAACTAAGAAGCATGGGACTTGCActctatttgagtattattggTGTTGGAAGCTTTCTAAGTGgctttctaatttctttgataGAACATTTTAGTGGCAAAGATGGACATGATAGTTGGTTTTGTGACAATATCAATAAGACACATCTTGATTACTTTTATTGGCTACTTTCTGGATTAAGTGTCATTGGGTTTACTTTGTTCATTTACTTTGCAAAATCTTACATTTATAATCATAAAGGTGTCATCACACAAGGATAGGCACcgattattttttgttttatgtcaTATATGTATTGAAGGGAGCTTTGGTAATGCATGATAAGAGATTAAGGTCTAATTAATTTTTGTGAGTATAGCCTAATACACCTTGCTTCAAAAACGTGGAACTATGATGTCATATGTAACGAGTtcgggtatgctccatttaggcAAAGCTTCATTTACTCCATTTAGGGTTTAGATGCAAGATATGtggcaaaaaaatattcaacggttgagattttaaattaaaaaacaaatatttgtttaatagaaatacataataataataacaaacaaatcatgtCCCCTTCTTCTCTCATGTCGCAAcaatcttttattgttttttaatttaaaatctcaaccgttagatatttttttgccacatgtcttgcATCCAAACCCTAAATGAAATAAATGGAGCTACCTGAACTCATACCTAACACCCCaaatttctatttaattaatttggtgaggTTAAACAAGTGGAGTCGTGTTTATTATGAATATAACGATGCATGTTTCTTTGCATTGAGGATTTAATTGATACATCCCATCTTTGCCGGCAAGGGTTATGGGATGACAATTGGCGGTTGAAAGTTCCTccaaaaattaagaatttactTTGGCGTGTGTGTAGAGGATGACCCTAGGATAACGGAGTGCATTGTCCCACAAATTGTGTCACTTGTGAAGACTCTTCCGAAGATCTTATTCATGTATTTTTCGATTGCTCTTTTGCTATGCAGGTTTAGCATAGAAGTGGA harbors:
- the LOC25491804 gene encoding protein NRT1/ PTR FAMILY 5.10, translated to MEEYNDVLLEAQLTDLVDGAVDYRGQPAIRSKSGYWRSAWFIIGVEVAERVSYYGIQGNLISYLTGPLKQSTAKAAENVNVWVGTASLLPLFGAFIADSFLGRYRTIILASLIYIMGLGLLTLSAMLPSITFCSPQSQVILFFISLYLIAIGQGGHKPCVQAFGADQFDEKHPKEHRARSSFFNWWYFTMVAGASATLLILSYIQDNYSWVVGFGIPCVVMIIALIVFLIGTITYRFNINDNNKSPFLRIGRVFVVAARNWKNTLSTTDIEEEHDGLLRRHQSSEQVNFLNKALLTPKGSKDADHCSLGEVEEAKAVLSLIPIWATSLVYGIIFAQIFTFFTKQGSSLERTIFPGFNIPPASLGSIGGVAIVLFTPIYDRLFVPLARVITGKSSGITMLQRIGTGIFLSIFTVVLAAFVEMKRLKIAQEHGLVDDPNAIVPMSIWWLVPQYFLFGVSEVFTMVGLQEFFYDQVPNELRSMGLALYLSIIGVGSFLSGFLISLIEHFSGKDGHDSWFCDNINKTHLDYFYWLLSGLSVIGFTLFIYFAKSYIYNHKGVITQG